Proteins encoded within one genomic window of Haematobia irritans isolate KBUSLIRL chromosome 5, ASM5000362v1, whole genome shotgun sequence:
- the LOC142237561 gene encoding uncharacterized protein LOC142237561 isoform X1 has translation MGLVDKMPSNSAEHVIRSTSVSQSMTAKAIVVLYLSSIVLLCWQPVAAQSNQAQQQVCPEQSEISPCVCTVKKNGLDILCETTDLSHITKSMSTLKGKSPIIFYLKLRHNNLPKLQGFLFLALDIRHLTIHNSSLAAIEENSLSSLGKGLTQLDVSLNQMKTVPSTALKHLYHLLILNLNHNKITVIHNNAFEGLDTLEILTLYENKINNVEPEAFRGLEKRLKRLNLGGNELTMVPQQALSILDNLKKLEVQENKIRIIREGDFAGLENLDSLILAHNMITAVPANVFSHLNLLNSLELEGNKISTIDKDAFKGLEENLQYLRLGDNNLQAIPSEALRPLHRLRHLDLRNNNISVISDDAFSGYGDSLTFLNLQKNDIKVLPSMIFENLNSLETLNIQNNKLTRLPQDIMEHIIDTLRIIDITDNPLTCSCELTWFPKLLQDLKNKDDEMAQKKKPVCHMPVENREYYVQAMPLEKMHCAGLSASEASDLLDTNGVLLWHLLPVNMLVTFLCTF, from the exons atgggtTTAGTTGACAAAATGCCATCAAACAGTGCAGAGCATGTCATACGATCTACATCGGTATCTCAATCCATGACAGCCAAAGCCATCGTAGTATTGTATTTATCCTCTATCGTACTCTTATGCTGGCAACCAGTGGCTGCTCAATCGAATCAAGCTCAACAACAAGTCTGTCCCGAGCAAAGTGAAATATCTCCCTGTGTGTGTACGGTAAAGAAGAATGGTTTGGATATTCTATGCGAGACAACGGATTTGAGTCACATCACCAAATCGATGAGCACTCTAAAGGGCAAAAGTCccattattttctatttgaagCTACGTCAtaataatttgccaaaattacaAGGTTTCCTTTTTTTGGCATTGGATATACGTCATTTAACCATTCACAATAGTAGTTTAGCGGCCATCGAGGAGAATTCTCTCAGCTCTTTGG GTAAGGGTCTCACTCAACTGGATGTTTCTCTGAACCAAATGAAAACGGTACCCTCAACCGCTTTGAAACATTTATATCATCTACTGATATTGAATTTAAATCACAATAAAATTACGGTAATTCACAATAATGCCTTTGAGGGCTTGGATACATTGGAAATTCTAACACTCTATGAGAATAAAATCAACAATGTGGAACCAGAAGCTTTTCGGGGTTTGGAAAA ACGCCTCAAACGTTTAAATTTGGGAGGCAACGAATTAACCATGGTCCCCCAACAGGCGTTGTCGATATTggataatttaaagaaattggaaGTTCAAGAAAATAAAATCCGAATTATACGAGAAGGAGATTTTGCTG GATTGGAAAATTTGGACTCTTTGATCTTGGCCCACAATATGATAACTGCTGTTCCGGCAAATGTATTTTCACATTTGAATCTTCTCAACTCTTTGGAATTGGaaggcaataaaatttcgaccattgACAAAGATGCCTTTAAGGGATTGGAAG aaaatcttcaataTCTTCGTTTGGGCGATAATAATCTGCAGGCCATTCCCAGTGAGGCTTTACGTCCCCTACATCGTTTACGCCATTTGGATTTGAGAAATAACAACATCAGTGTTATTAGTGATGATGCTTTCAGCGGTTACGGTGATTCTTTGACCTTCCTTAATCTTCAGAAAAATGA TATCAAGGTATTACCTAGCatgatatttgaaaatttaaattccctGGAAacattaaatattcaaaataataaaCTAACACGTTTGCCACAAGACATTATGGAGCATATTATCGATACCCTGCGAATAATCGATATAACAG ATAATCCCCTAACGTGTTCGTGTGAGCTGACCTGGTTCCCCAAACTATTGCAAGATCTCAAAAATAAGGATGATGAAATGGCCCAGAAAAAGAAACCCGTCTGTCATATGCCCGTTGAGAATCGGGAATACTATGTGCAGGCTATGCCATTGGAGAAAATGCATTGTGCCGGTCTGTCGGCAAGTGAAGCAAGTGATTTACTGGACACAAATGGTGTGTTGTTATGGCATTTACTGCCAGTAAATATGCTTGTGACGTTTTTGTGTactttttaa
- the LOC142237561 gene encoding uncharacterized protein LOC142237561 isoform X2 — protein MGLVDKMPSNSAEHVIRSTSVSQSMTAKAIVVLYLSSIVLLCWQPVAAQSNQAQQQVCPEQSEISPCVCTVKKNGLDILCETTDLSHITKSMSTLKGKSPIIFYLKLRHNNLPKLQGFLFLALDIRHLTIHNSSLAAIEENSLSSLGKGLTQLDVSLNQMKTVPSTALKHLYHLLILNLNHNKITVIHNNAFEGLDTLEILTLYENKINNVEPEAFRGLEKRLKRLNLGGNELTMVPQQALSILDNLKKLEVQENKIRIIREGDFAGLENLDSLILAHNMITAVPANVFSHLNLLNSLELEGNKISTIDKDAFKGLEENLQYLRLGDNNLQAIPSEALRPLHRLRHLDLRNNNISVISDDAFSGYGDSLTFLNLQKNDIKVLPSMIFENLNSLETLNIQNNKLTRLPQDIMEHIIDTLRIIDITDNPLTCSCELTWFPKLLQDLKNKDDEMAQKKKPVCHMPVENREYYVQAMPLEKMHCAGLSASEASDLLDTNGIMWWKW, from the exons atgggtTTAGTTGACAAAATGCCATCAAACAGTGCAGAGCATGTCATACGATCTACATCGGTATCTCAATCCATGACAGCCAAAGCCATCGTAGTATTGTATTTATCCTCTATCGTACTCTTATGCTGGCAACCAGTGGCTGCTCAATCGAATCAAGCTCAACAACAAGTCTGTCCCGAGCAAAGTGAAATATCTCCCTGTGTGTGTACGGTAAAGAAGAATGGTTTGGATATTCTATGCGAGACAACGGATTTGAGTCACATCACCAAATCGATGAGCACTCTAAAGGGCAAAAGTCccattattttctatttgaagCTACGTCAtaataatttgccaaaattacaAGGTTTCCTTTTTTTGGCATTGGATATACGTCATTTAACCATTCACAATAGTAGTTTAGCGGCCATCGAGGAGAATTCTCTCAGCTCTTTGG GTAAGGGTCTCACTCAACTGGATGTTTCTCTGAACCAAATGAAAACGGTACCCTCAACCGCTTTGAAACATTTATATCATCTACTGATATTGAATTTAAATCACAATAAAATTACGGTAATTCACAATAATGCCTTTGAGGGCTTGGATACATTGGAAATTCTAACACTCTATGAGAATAAAATCAACAATGTGGAACCAGAAGCTTTTCGGGGTTTGGAAAA ACGCCTCAAACGTTTAAATTTGGGAGGCAACGAATTAACCATGGTCCCCCAACAGGCGTTGTCGATATTggataatttaaagaaattggaaGTTCAAGAAAATAAAATCCGAATTATACGAGAAGGAGATTTTGCTG GATTGGAAAATTTGGACTCTTTGATCTTGGCCCACAATATGATAACTGCTGTTCCGGCAAATGTATTTTCACATTTGAATCTTCTCAACTCTTTGGAATTGGaaggcaataaaatttcgaccattgACAAAGATGCCTTTAAGGGATTGGAAG aaaatcttcaataTCTTCGTTTGGGCGATAATAATCTGCAGGCCATTCCCAGTGAGGCTTTACGTCCCCTACATCGTTTACGCCATTTGGATTTGAGAAATAACAACATCAGTGTTATTAGTGATGATGCTTTCAGCGGTTACGGTGATTCTTTGACCTTCCTTAATCTTCAGAAAAATGA TATCAAGGTATTACCTAGCatgatatttgaaaatttaaattccctGGAAacattaaatattcaaaataataaaCTAACACGTTTGCCACAAGACATTATGGAGCATATTATCGATACCCTGCGAATAATCGATATAACAG ATAATCCCCTAACGTGTTCGTGTGAGCTGACCTGGTTCCCCAAACTATTGCAAGATCTCAAAAATAAGGATGATGAAATGGCCCAGAAAAAGAAACCCGTCTGTCATATGCCCGTTGAGAATCGGGAATACTATGTGCAGGCTATGCCATTGGAGAAAATGCATTGTGCCGGTCTGTCGGCAAGTGAAGCAAGTGATTTACTGGACACAAATG gaatcatgtgGTGGAAGTGGTAA